Proteins encoded within one genomic window of Dyadobacter chenhuakuii:
- the pseG gene encoding UDP-2,4-diacetamido-2,4,6-trideoxy-beta-L-altropyranose hydrolase — MKSKLYIRTDGSPSIGLGHLVRCIALAKMLVDDFDIIFACKQVPETIIDEIKTDGFQLLRLDNDDDLISILSPDDLVVLDSYELESDYQKSIKMIGCGLICIDDLHEKTTYADLVLNHTPCVSPSEYPAQPYTQYALGPNYALIRPAFLNLAKKGRLPGKSDSVLICFGGSDSRNLTKLATEVVLDTKRFKKIVVVTGAAYAHHNTIDEILSEQESVLHYSNISAEDMAQYMSEVDLCIVPSSGILTEALTSGANIISGMYVSNQRFVFENYKDANAFISAADFSRENLTKAVETYFSQGSDKNQQLVDGLSGTRIQNLFRQLLNEKNFAIRDLASDDAELTYKWAINENVRRYSLSKGKIKFEEHIAWLTRKLDDPKCKFYIASLSGKPVGSIRFDIDGQEAVISYLLDPAYHGKGLGATLLKQGILSFINASHSANLISGIVMRENISSCKTFERFGFVKQTDGENYKYTMYIGDENRNI, encoded by the coding sequence ATGAAAAGTAAGCTATACATTAGAACGGATGGAAGCCCCAGTATTGGCCTAGGTCATCTCGTTAGATGTATAGCTTTGGCGAAAATGCTAGTTGACGACTTCGACATCATTTTCGCCTGCAAGCAAGTTCCCGAAACCATTATTGACGAAATAAAAACAGACGGTTTTCAGTTGCTTCGGTTAGACAATGATGACGACCTGATATCCATTTTGTCACCAGACGACTTGGTCGTGCTGGATAGTTACGAATTGGAAAGTGACTATCAGAAATCCATCAAAATGATCGGCTGCGGCTTGATCTGCATTGATGATCTGCATGAGAAAACGACCTATGCGGACCTCGTGTTAAATCATACGCCCTGCGTTTCTCCGAGTGAATATCCGGCACAGCCTTATACGCAATATGCATTAGGCCCAAATTATGCCCTGATCAGACCGGCGTTTTTAAATCTGGCAAAAAAAGGCAGGCTGCCTGGTAAGAGCGATTCTGTTTTGATATGTTTCGGAGGATCGGACAGCAGAAATTTAACAAAACTTGCAACTGAAGTAGTGCTTGACACGAAGCGCTTCAAAAAAATAGTTGTCGTTACCGGTGCAGCTTATGCTCATCACAATACAATTGATGAGATTCTGAGCGAGCAGGAAAGTGTGCTGCATTATTCAAATATCAGTGCAGAGGATATGGCACAATACATGTCAGAAGTTGACCTCTGCATTGTTCCCTCGAGCGGGATTTTAACGGAGGCGCTTACCTCGGGAGCCAATATCATATCCGGAATGTATGTTTCAAATCAACGCTTTGTTTTTGAAAACTATAAGGACGCAAATGCTTTCATCAGCGCAGCAGATTTTTCTAGAGAGAATTTGACAAAGGCGGTTGAAACATATTTCAGCCAGGGTTCTGACAAGAACCAGCAGCTAGTTGATGGGTTGTCGGGCACCCGGATTCAAAACCTTTTCAGGCAATTATTGAACGAGAAAAACTTTGCAATAAGGGACCTGGCAAGCGATGATGCTGAATTGACTTACAAATGGGCAATTAATGAAAATGTCCGGAGATATTCCCTGAGTAAGGGCAAAATTAAATTTGAAGAACACATTGCCTGGCTGACGCGCAAACTGGATGATCCGAAGTGTAAATTTTACATTGCGTCTCTTTCGGGAAAACCTGTTGGATCCATCAGGTTTGATATAGATGGGCAAGAAGCTGTCATCAGTTATTTGTTGGATCCTGCATATCATGGCAAAGGTCTTGGCGCAACGTTACTTAAGCAAGGAATTTTGTCTTTCATTAATGCCTCGCATTCGGCGAATTTGATCTCCGGGATAGTTATGAGAGAAAACATCTCATCTTGCAAAACATTTGAACGCTTCGGATTTGTAAAACAAACAGACGGCGAAAATTATAAATACACTATGTATATCGGTGATGAAAATAGGAACATTTGA
- the pseF gene encoding pseudaminic acid cytidylyltransferase, with protein MSKSLAIIPARGGSKRIPKKNIKDFLGKPIIAYAIETALASGLFDEVMVSTDDQGIAAIAKQFGAAVPFLRTEKNSDDFASTVDVIKEVEREYLSRFSKRFDSICCIYPTAPLIRKEHLAEGLTLLNTFNYDSVFPVVPFSYPVWRGLQLNDGKIEMVWPENKNVRSQDLKPVYHDAGQWYWYNPLRVTDSLFSSNSAPVILSEEEVQDIDTHSDWLMAEMKFRLLYEK; from the coding sequence ATGAGTAAATCCCTGGCGATCATTCCGGCAAGGGGCGGCAGTAAGCGGATTCCGAAGAAAAATATTAAGGATTTTCTCGGTAAACCAATTATCGCTTATGCCATCGAGACGGCGCTGGCTTCTGGCCTGTTCGACGAGGTAATGGTGTCTACGGATGATCAGGGGATTGCCGCTATTGCAAAACAATTCGGCGCTGCGGTCCCATTTTTAAGGACTGAAAAGAACTCGGACGATTTCGCCTCCACTGTTGACGTGATCAAAGAGGTTGAGCGAGAATATTTATCCCGTTTTTCAAAGAGGTTCGATAGCATTTGCTGTATATACCCTACTGCACCGCTGATCAGAAAAGAACATTTGGCAGAAGGGCTAACATTACTCAATACATTCAATTACGATTCTGTATTCCCGGTTGTACCATTCTCGTATCCCGTTTGGCGCGGATTACAATTGAATGATGGGAAGATAGAAATGGTGTGGCCGGAAAATAAAAATGTCCGGTCTCAGGATTTAAAACCGGTTTATCATGATGCCGGTCAATGGTATTGGTACAATCCATTGCGCGTTACCGACTCGCTTTTTAGCTCAAACAGCGCTCCTGTAATTCTTTCAGAAGAGGAAGTGCAGGACATTGATACACATTCAGACTGGTTAATGGCGGAGATGAAATTTCGATTGCTATATGAAAAGTAA
- the pseB gene encoding UDP-N-acetylglucosamine 4,6-dehydratase (inverting), with translation MLDLTGKSILITGGTGSLGKALTETIFKRWPGVKRLVIFSRDEQKQFQMAQEYTPEKYPQIRFFIGDVRDEERLRRAFKGIDFVIHAAAMKHVPIAEYNPSECVKTNINGAQNVINASLDTEVSHVVALSTDKAAAPINLYGATKLTSDKLFIAANNIRGRNPIKFSVVRYGNVMGSNGSVIPFFINKKKTGVLPITVETMTRFNISLQGGVDMVLHALETAWGGELFVPKIPSYNILDIAQAIGPECEHRVIGIRPGEKIHEEMITTSDSFFTYDLGKYYAIVPQTPNWNLADFIAHFDAKKVPDGFSYNSGNNTEWETVDSLRALIKEHVDSDFTV, from the coding sequence ATGCTAGATTTGACCGGTAAATCAATACTAATAACAGGAGGAACTGGTTCTTTAGGTAAAGCATTGACCGAAACGATCTTCAAAAGATGGCCGGGTGTGAAAAGGTTAGTAATCTTTTCAAGGGATGAGCAGAAGCAATTCCAGATGGCGCAGGAATACACACCAGAAAAATACCCCCAAATTCGTTTTTTCATTGGTGATGTAAGAGATGAAGAACGTTTAAGAAGAGCTTTCAAAGGAATCGACTTCGTTATACATGCTGCTGCTATGAAGCATGTGCCTATTGCAGAATACAATCCTTCGGAATGTGTTAAGACTAACATTAACGGAGCGCAAAATGTAATTAATGCATCCTTGGACACTGAGGTAAGCCATGTGGTTGCACTGTCAACAGATAAGGCTGCCGCTCCGATCAACCTTTACGGCGCCACAAAACTAACGTCCGACAAGCTCTTTATTGCTGCCAATAACATCCGTGGACGTAATCCTATCAAGTTTTCGGTGGTGCGCTACGGTAACGTAATGGGCTCTAACGGTTCCGTGATTCCTTTTTTCATTAATAAAAAGAAAACCGGTGTATTGCCGATAACAGTTGAAACGATGACCCGCTTCAACATCTCCCTGCAAGGTGGAGTTGACATGGTTTTGCATGCATTGGAAACTGCATGGGGAGGCGAACTTTTTGTCCCTAAAATCCCATCTTATAATATTCTGGACATTGCGCAGGCCATTGGCCCCGAATGTGAGCATCGCGTCATCGGTATACGTCCTGGCGAGAAGATCCACGAGGAAATGATTACAACCTCGGACTCATTCTTTACTTATGATTTAGGTAAGTACTATGCCATTGTTCCTCAGACTCCTAACTGGAATTTAGCGGATTTCATTGCACATTTCGATGCAAAGAAAGTGCCTGATGGCTTTTCATATAATTCCGGAAATAATACAGAGTGGGAAACAGTTGACAGTCTGCGCGCGTTGATTAAGGAGCACGTAGATTCAGATTTTACAGTTTAA
- the aspS gene encoding aspartate--tRNA ligase, producing the protein MLRTHTCGELSLEHVNQEVVLCGWVQRVRDKGGMIWLDLRDRYGLTQLLFEEGKTQADVLEIARSLGREFVISAKGQVIERLSKNDKIATGAIEIRVSELNILNPAKLPPFLIEDETDGGDDIRMKYRYLDLRRNNVRKNLQLRHQVARHTRAYLDDLDFIEVETPVLIKSTPEGARDFVVPSRMNPGEFYALPQSPQTFKQLLMVAGFDRYYQIVKCFRDEDLRADRQPEFTQIDCEMSFVTQEDVLNTFEGLIRNLFAKVKGLDLPEVPRMTYADAMRLYGSDKPDIRFDMQFVELKGASQDLTSGKGFGVFDDAELVVGICAPDSAVYTRKQMDELTDWLKRPQIGAKGLIYVRYNTDGSLKSSVDKFYAEEDIKKWAEAFNAKPGDLILILSGAADKARKQLNELRLEMGTRLGLRKPDEYRALWVLDFPLLEYGEAENRWFAMHHPFTSPKPEDIALLDGNLGAVRANAYDMVINGVEVGGGSVRIFEKELQKQMFGILGFTEEEAQEQFGFLMNAFEFGAPPHAGIAFGFDRLCSIFGGADSIRDFIAFPKNNSGRDVMIDSPSVISDAQLKELAIKVE; encoded by the coding sequence ATGTTACGTACCCATACCTGTGGAGAGTTAAGCTTAGAACATGTAAATCAAGAAGTTGTATTGTGTGGCTGGGTTCAGCGTGTCCGTGATAAGGGCGGCATGATCTGGCTTGATTTGCGTGACCGCTACGGACTAACTCAGCTTCTTTTTGAAGAGGGAAAAACACAGGCTGATGTGCTTGAAATCGCGCGCTCATTGGGCCGCGAATTCGTTATTTCAGCAAAAGGCCAGGTAATTGAAAGGCTTTCTAAAAACGATAAAATTGCCACAGGCGCTATTGAAATCCGTGTTTCTGAGCTTAATATTCTGAATCCGGCCAAGTTGCCCCCTTTCCTTATTGAGGATGAAACGGATGGCGGCGACGATATCCGGATGAAATACAGATATCTGGATTTGAGAAGAAATAATGTTCGTAAAAATCTGCAATTAAGGCATCAGGTTGCGCGTCATACACGTGCATATCTGGACGACCTGGACTTTATAGAAGTTGAAACACCCGTATTAATAAAATCCACACCGGAAGGCGCGCGTGATTTCGTCGTGCCGAGCCGCATGAACCCGGGTGAATTTTACGCGCTGCCGCAATCTCCGCAAACATTCAAGCAATTGCTCATGGTAGCAGGTTTCGACCGTTACTATCAGATCGTTAAATGTTTCCGGGACGAGGATTTACGTGCCGACCGTCAGCCTGAATTTACGCAGATAGACTGTGAAATGTCGTTTGTGACGCAGGAAGACGTGCTCAATACATTTGAAGGACTTATCCGTAACCTGTTTGCGAAAGTAAAAGGACTAGACTTGCCGGAGGTTCCGCGCATGACTTATGCGGATGCAATGCGCCTTTACGGCTCAGACAAGCCGGATATCCGGTTTGATATGCAGTTTGTTGAATTAAAAGGAGCTTCGCAGGATCTTACTTCGGGCAAAGGTTTCGGTGTTTTCGACGATGCCGAGTTGGTGGTGGGCATCTGCGCACCGGATAGCGCCGTATATACCCGCAAGCAGATGGACGAGCTGACGGACTGGTTGAAACGTCCGCAAATCGGAGCCAAAGGCTTGATCTATGTACGTTATAATACCGATGGTTCACTGAAATCGTCCGTTGACAAATTCTACGCCGAAGAGGATATTAAGAAATGGGCTGAGGCGTTTAATGCTAAGCCAGGAGATTTAATTTTGATCCTTTCAGGCGCAGCAGACAAAGCGCGCAAGCAATTGAATGAGCTTCGCCTTGAAATGGGAACGAGGCTGGGATTGAGAAAACCGGATGAATACAGAGCATTATGGGTGCTGGATTTCCCGCTTTTGGAATATGGAGAAGCTGAAAATCGCTGGTTTGCCATGCACCATCCGTTTACCAGTCCGAAGCCGGAGGATATTGCGTTACTGGACGGGAACTTAGGAGCGGTTCGGGCCAATGCATACGATATGGTAATCAATGGCGTTGAAGTTGGCGGAGGTTCTGTAAGGATTTTTGAAAAAGAGCTTCAAAAGCAAATGTTCGGAATTCTTGGCTTTACCGAGGAAGAGGCTCAGGAGCAATTCGGATTTCTAATGAATGCATTTGAGTTCGGCGCTCCTCCCCACGCTGGGATTGCGTTTGGATTCGACCGTCTGTGTTCCATCTTTGGCGGAGCGGACTCTATCAGGGACTTCATCGCGTTTCCAAAGAATAATTCAGGGCGTGATGTGATGATTGATTCACCCTCTGTTATATCCGACGCACAATTGAAAGAATTGGCGATTAAAGTAGAATAG
- a CDS encoding Wzz/FepE/Etk N-terminal domain-containing protein produces MPDIQLEKTTDTVEISFLEVVGFFKRYFLVLVIAAIAFAVLGVAISFLLQKKYTAQTILLPELGSSRSSSFFSMALGAGSDPSGKLVPELYPNILSTVPFGQYLLKVPVTDQDNVSYPSLESFMKRDSSQSFLSRLMSFGRDKPNKPEKKAATSNERIISFTPQQEAMVNAAKSYVQATVGTNDGIITIESEMTDPVVAAILVEASEKYLIEYVTNYTVSKTTQQVEFLQKRVEEAKKRQQSAEYALQTYRDTHRNTFLNVARIEEQRLQAEYVLSQAIYSDLSNKLEQFKIREKEEKPVFKVLEPVRVPLAKSSPKRLFIAIIFSVLGVFITLSYIIFFKEKLHRHFV; encoded by the coding sequence ATGCCTGATATTCAGTTAGAAAAGACAACCGATACCGTCGAAATCAGCTTTCTTGAGGTAGTCGGATTCTTCAAAAGATATTTTTTAGTGTTGGTGATTGCTGCCATTGCCTTTGCGGTTCTTGGCGTTGCAATCAGTTTCCTGCTACAAAAAAAATATACCGCTCAAACCATATTGCTGCCTGAGTTAGGTTCCAGCAGAAGCAGTTCCTTCTTCAGCATGGCCCTGGGTGCGGGTTCTGACCCGAGTGGAAAGCTTGTTCCGGAACTTTATCCGAACATCCTCTCAACAGTCCCGTTCGGACAGTATTTATTAAAAGTTCCGGTTACGGACCAGGATAATGTTTCCTATCCCTCGCTTGAGAGTTTCATGAAAAGAGATAGTTCGCAAAGCTTTCTATCCCGCCTCATGTCATTTGGAAGGGATAAACCGAACAAACCTGAGAAAAAGGCTGCAACGAGCAATGAGCGGATCATTTCGTTCACGCCGCAACAGGAAGCAATGGTTAATGCAGCTAAAAGCTACGTTCAAGCTACGGTTGGGACCAATGACGGAATTATCACTATTGAAAGTGAAATGACCGACCCCGTAGTTGCCGCGATATTGGTTGAAGCCAGCGAAAAATATCTCATTGAATACGTGACGAATTATACCGTATCCAAAACAACGCAGCAAGTTGAGTTCCTGCAAAAACGGGTAGAGGAAGCGAAGAAAAGACAGCAGAGCGCAGAATATGCCTTGCAAACATATAGAGACACACACAGAAATACGTTCCTGAACGTAGCCAGAATTGAAGAACAGCGATTGCAAGCGGAGTATGTGCTTTCACAAGCCATATATTCAGATCTATCCAATAAGCTCGAACAGTTCAAAATCCGGGAAAAAGAAGAGAAACCAGTATTTAAAGTGCTTGAACCTGTGCGCGTGCCATTAGCCAAAAGCAGTCCGAAGCGATTATTTATAGCCATCATTTTCTCCGTCCTTGGCGTATTTATAACGCTCTCTTACATCATATTCTTCAAGGAAAAGCTTCATAGACATTTTGTGTAA
- a CDS encoding SLBB domain-containing protein: protein MHYLSKTVNAIRIAFFILLISTVTQAQDPVPQTPTTVPGQTTPTPSTGAPVSNSQAVEFYNQAKQSGMSDMDIEKAALQRGYTLDDISAMRKRLEQTSKDNTKNDPNRDQLDETREQDDLDELEEETNNERDTTAAGRARLRRLDRTFGSSFFRGTSTTFEPNLRIPTPRNYILGPDDELVVDIYGNSVDNFRMKISPEGTVKMLNLAPVYVNGLTIEQASERIINRLRQAYSTLNRPGSGTYSTITLGNVRSIRVMIAGEVVRPGTYTVSSLSTAFNALYVSGGPGRNGSYRNIDIIRNNKVIRQIDLYRFLIDADLRDNIALQDQDIILIRPYETRLELTGEVKKSGIFEAKAGETVKDILKYAGGFTPEAFTQLIQYQRNTGNNFIIGSIDSAQVNTFIPKNGDIYNVKRILEVVANQVEVRGAVTRPGIYPLDERTKTVKELITISQGISPRAFLNRALLERSSGDTQTGLVAIDLRKLMNNEIPDITLLPGDILTIKSVEDLKEFTFLSVKGSVINPGEYYYYKDITIADLIFQAGGYTEGGIPYRIEVSRRVKNDTTGLPSDQNVRIFTLDVADNLTLNEQDQKFTLYPYDIVLVRKSPRYETQKTVTIFGQVTYPGTYTILNNFEKISDLFPKAGGMRKEAYIEGARFYRNRELVALDLKAIIEKPSIPANLLLADGDTIYIPKKSEMVRIQGGVYNPSLVNYDPGFNFHEYISQAGGFAERARKNRVYVSYPNGRTHRTSKFLFFRSYPKVQPGSTVTVPLKEPKLEQPMSRGERLAIISLFTTLAIALIRIL, encoded by the coding sequence ATGCATTATTTATCTAAAACAGTTAACGCCATCCGGATAGCGTTTTTTATCCTACTGATAAGCACAGTCACTCAAGCCCAGGATCCAGTACCACAGACCCCGACCACTGTACCGGGGCAAACCACCCCGACACCATCAACCGGAGCGCCCGTTTCCAATTCGCAGGCTGTTGAATTCTATAACCAGGCCAAGCAGTCGGGAATGTCGGATATGGACATTGAAAAGGCAGCATTACAACGCGGTTACACGCTGGACGATATCTCTGCCATGCGGAAACGCCTGGAACAGACTTCCAAAGACAACACAAAAAACGACCCTAACAGAGACCAGCTGGACGAAACCCGGGAGCAGGATGATCTGGACGAGTTGGAAGAAGAAACAAACAACGAAAGAGACACGACTGCTGCTGGCAGAGCGCGGTTGAGAAGACTGGACAGAACATTTGGCTCTTCGTTTTTCAGAGGAACCTCAACCACATTTGAACCGAATTTACGTATTCCTACGCCAAGAAATTATATACTAGGTCCTGACGACGAGCTTGTTGTAGACATCTACGGCAATTCAGTAGATAACTTCCGCATGAAGATCAGCCCGGAAGGCACAGTTAAAATGCTGAATCTTGCGCCGGTTTATGTAAATGGATTGACCATCGAACAGGCTAGCGAAAGGATTATCAACAGACTAAGACAAGCATACTCAACATTAAATCGCCCGGGATCCGGCACCTATTCCACGATTACACTGGGTAACGTCCGCAGCATCCGGGTTATGATCGCCGGTGAAGTTGTACGACCCGGAACTTACACTGTTTCTTCTTTATCCACTGCCTTCAATGCACTTTACGTCTCAGGAGGCCCGGGCCGGAATGGTTCTTACCGGAACATTGATATCATTAGAAATAACAAAGTAATCCGTCAGATTGACTTATACCGGTTTCTGATTGATGCTGATTTAAGGGATAATATTGCTTTGCAGGACCAGGATATCATTTTGATCCGCCCTTATGAAACCCGACTGGAACTCACCGGTGAAGTTAAGAAAAGTGGGATTTTTGAAGCCAAAGCAGGCGAAACTGTAAAAGACATCTTGAAATATGCAGGTGGCTTTACGCCTGAGGCATTCACACAATTGATTCAATATCAGAGAAACACTGGCAACAACTTCATAATTGGAAGCATTGACTCTGCTCAGGTAAATACTTTTATCCCGAAAAATGGGGATATATATAATGTTAAAAGGATTCTGGAAGTAGTTGCTAACCAAGTTGAAGTACGCGGCGCAGTAACAAGGCCCGGCATATATCCACTGGATGAGCGCACCAAAACGGTTAAAGAATTGATTACGATTTCGCAAGGGATCAGTCCACGCGCATTTCTGAACCGCGCACTTCTGGAAAGATCAAGCGGTGACACACAGACCGGGCTTGTTGCCATTGATCTGAGGAAACTGATGAACAATGAGATTCCGGATATAACCTTGCTTCCTGGTGATATCCTTACCATTAAGTCGGTGGAGGACCTTAAAGAATTTACTTTCCTGTCGGTTAAAGGATCGGTTATCAATCCGGGTGAATATTATTATTACAAAGATATCACCATCGCGGATTTGATATTCCAGGCAGGCGGCTATACAGAAGGCGGTATCCCCTACCGTATCGAAGTTTCGCGCAGGGTTAAAAATGATACAACCGGGCTTCCTTCGGACCAAAATGTCCGTATTTTCACATTGGACGTTGCCGATAACCTGACATTGAATGAGCAGGACCAGAAGTTTACGCTCTACCCTTACGACATTGTCCTGGTGCGTAAATCGCCAAGATATGAGACGCAGAAAACAGTTACGATTTTTGGTCAGGTAACCTATCCGGGAACTTACACCATTCTCAACAACTTCGAAAAAATATCGGACCTGTTCCCTAAGGCAGGTGGCATGCGGAAGGAAGCTTACATAGAAGGAGCGAGGTTTTACCGCAACCGGGAGTTAGTTGCCCTCGACCTAAAAGCTATCATTGAGAAGCCATCTATCCCGGCAAATTTACTTTTGGCTGATGGAGATACAATTTATATCCCAAAGAAATCGGAAATGGTTAGGATCCAAGGAGGTGTTTATAACCCTTCACTGGTAAACTATGATCCAGGATTCAACTTCCATGAATACATTTCGCAGGCCGGTGGATTTGCCGAAAGAGCCCGTAAAAACAGGGTTTACGTATCTTACCCAAATGGTAGGACGCACCGTACAAGTAAGTTCTTGTTTTTCAGATCCTACCCTAAAGTTCAGCCAGGATCTACGGTTACCGTTCCACTGAAGGAACCGAAACTGGAACAGCCAATGTCGAGAGGAGAAAGACTGGCGATTATATCCCTGTTTACTACCCTTGCCATCGCTCTCATCCGTATTCTTTAA
- the pseC gene encoding UDP-4-amino-4,6-dideoxy-N-acetyl-beta-L-altrosamine transaminase: MIPYGRQNITEEDLRAVTDVLKSDYLTQGPNIQEFETAFAKYVGAKYAVAVANGTAALHLCALALNVSPGDKVITTPITFAASANCIRYCGGEIVFADIDPSSYLIDINAVRSLLEASPKGTYTGIVPVDFAGRAVNLEEIKNLADEYGLWIIEDACHAPGGFFTDSEGNDQLCGNSKFADLAIFSFHPVKHIACGEGGMVTTNSIELYQKLLALRTHGIVKSNDLYVNSIELAGGDESYPGWYMEMQTLGYNYRLTDFQAALGTSQLKRADDGIARRRLIAQKYNDAFSGKSFISGQSGVDAGHAYHLYIIEADDRLSLYNHLREQKIFAQIHYIPCHLMPYYQSLGWKAGDMPKAESYYRKCISLPMYPTLTDEEQSFVIKSVYEFYNE; the protein is encoded by the coding sequence ATGATACCATACGGAAGGCAAAACATCACTGAGGAAGATCTAAGGGCTGTTACGGATGTTTTGAAATCCGATTACCTGACCCAGGGTCCGAATATCCAGGAGTTTGAAACAGCATTTGCAAAGTATGTAGGGGCAAAATATGCTGTTGCGGTTGCAAATGGAACTGCTGCACTGCATTTATGCGCACTCGCACTGAATGTAAGTCCGGGGGACAAGGTGATAACAACGCCGATTACATTCGCAGCTTCTGCGAATTGTATCCGCTATTGCGGGGGCGAAATTGTGTTTGCAGACATTGATCCTTCCAGTTATTTAATTGATATCAATGCTGTAAGAAGCCTTTTGGAAGCATCGCCAAAAGGGACTTACACAGGCATAGTTCCAGTCGACTTCGCTGGCAGGGCCGTTAATCTGGAGGAAATAAAAAATCTTGCAGACGAATACGGTTTGTGGATTATTGAAGATGCATGCCACGCGCCGGGAGGCTTTTTTACAGACTCTGAGGGCAACGACCAGCTTTGTGGAAACAGCAAATTTGCAGATCTTGCTATATTCAGCTTCCACCCTGTTAAGCACATTGCTTGTGGGGAAGGCGGAATGGTCACAACAAATAGCATAGAGCTGTACCAAAAGCTTCTTGCACTCCGTACACACGGCATCGTAAAATCCAATGACCTATACGTGAATAGTATAGAACTGGCTGGTGGAGACGAAAGTTACCCAGGCTGGTATATGGAAATGCAGACATTGGGTTACAATTACCGCCTGACCGATTTCCAGGCTGCGCTTGGAACAAGCCAATTGAAAAGGGCAGACGATGGAATAGCGAGACGCAGGCTGATTGCTCAAAAATACAATGATGCATTTTCAGGAAAATCCTTCATTTCAGGACAAAGCGGCGTGGATGCCGGTCATGCTTATCACCTTTACATTATAGAAGCGGACGATCGTCTAAGTCTTTACAACCATTTGCGGGAGCAGAAAATTTTCGCGCAGATCCATTACATTCCCTGCCACTTAATGCCTTATTACCAAAGCTTAGGCTGGAAAGCTGGTGACATGCCGAAAGCTGAAAGCTATTATCGGAAATGTATCAGCTTGCCGATGTATCCTACGCTGACGGACGAAGAGCAATCATTTGTGATAAAGTCTGTTTATGAATTTTACAATGAGTAA
- the pseI gene encoding pseudaminic acid synthase yields MKIGTFEINQDSPVFIIAELSANHNGSLETAIATIRAAKRAGADCIKLQTYTADTITIDSRMDDFRIGGTIWDGQYLHDLYQEAYTPWEWHAELFRVAEEEGLICFSSPFDPTAVEFLENLNVPAYKIASFEITDIPLIELVASKGKPVIISTGIATEEDIELALDACRRQGNDQIALLKCTSSYPAPIAEANMTMIKDFRERFNVISGLSDHTIGSTVPIVATVLGAKIIEKHFILDRSIGGPDASFSMNEAEFSEMVKSVREAEQAVGKVDYQLTEKQAKGKDFSRSLYVVQDIAAGENVTTANVRSIRPGFGLHPKHLKDIIGKPVKEDIKRGSRMSMDKMA; encoded by the coding sequence ATGAAAATAGGAACATTTGAAATCAATCAGGACAGCCCCGTATTTATTATTGCTGAGCTTTCGGCAAACCATAACGGCAGCTTAGAAACGGCCATAGCAACGATCAGGGCAGCAAAACGTGCGGGAGCTGATTGCATAAAGCTACAAACTTACACGGCGGATACCATCACGATTGATTCGCGCATGGACGACTTCCGCATTGGCGGAACGATCTGGGACGGTCAGTATCTTCATGATTTGTACCAGGAGGCTTACACGCCTTGGGAATGGCACGCCGAACTATTCCGGGTTGCGGAAGAAGAAGGTCTGATTTGTTTTTCCTCCCCCTTCGATCCAACGGCTGTCGAATTTCTGGAAAATCTTAATGTACCAGCTTACAAAATCGCTTCGTTCGAAATCACAGATATCCCGCTTATTGAACTGGTTGCATCCAAGGGTAAGCCTGTGATTATTTCTACCGGGATTGCCACGGAGGAGGATATTGAACTTGCATTGGATGCTTGCAGAAGACAAGGCAATGATCAGATCGCCTTGTTAAAATGCACATCAAGCTATCCAGCGCCAATTGCGGAAGCAAATATGACAATGATCAAGGACTTCCGCGAACGTTTCAATGTTATAAGCGGACTTTCCGACCACACCATTGGCAGCACAGTTCCAATTGTTGCAACCGTTCTTGGCGCCAAAATCATTGAAAAGCATTTCATTCTGGATAGATCGATCGGTGGCCCGGATGCTTCCTTTTCGATGAACGAAGCTGAATTTTCCGAAATGGTAAAATCTGTCCGTGAAGCCGAACAGGCCGTTGGCAAAGTGGATTATCAGTTGACCGAAAAGCAGGCAAAAGGGAAAGATTTTTCGCGGTCTCTATATGTAGTTCAGGACATTGCTGCGGGAGAAAATGTGACAACGGCGAACGTGCGGTCCATTCGTCCCGGCTTCGGACTTCACCCGAAACATCTAAAAGACATTATAGGAAAACCTGTAAAGGAGGATATCAAAAGAGGATCCAGGATGTCGATGGACAAAATGGCCTAG